The Lacticaseibacillus pabuli region ACCTTCGCTGGAGTGCGGTTTTGATTTCATCATTCTGCATCTGCTGCATAGCGTGCCTCCTATTTGATAACCCTACCCTTGCTGTCACGCTCAACTTGCATGTCGTTCATGGGAATGTAACCCATTTGCTTCACCAGCGTGCTCTGAATCTTATGGCTCAGAATGTAGGCAATCAGGTCCTTGGTTAACCCCTTGGCAGGACCATTCGTATACATGTGCTCGTAGGACCAAATCTGCCAGTGATTGGCATGTACGTTCTGGTCGGTTGGCGCAACCCCGTTGATACTGACCGGCTGCACCGTCTTGTCGACATACGAAAACGCGACGTAGGAAATAGCACCCGGCGTGGTGGCCACAATGGAGCGCACCATCCCCGAGGAATCCTGTTCTTGTGCGGCAATGGCGGGCTGGTCCTTTAACACCCAACGCTCAAAGGTCGCGCGTGTGCCTGACCCCTGCGTCCGGTTGATAATCACCACCGGCATGTTCTTGCCGCCCACTTCGCGCCAATTTGTCACGCGTCCGGTAAAAATGTTGCGCAGCTGTGTTGCCGTCAGGTTCTTGATGCCCACCTTTTTGTTAATGATGGGCGCAACGCCGACGACTGCCACCTTATGATCCACCAGCTGATCCGCTTTAATGTCTGGCTTTTCATCCGCGAACAAATCCGAATTCCCAATGGCCACGGCTTTCGACTGAATTTGAGAAAGCCCCGTCCCACTACCACCACCCTGAACGTTAATGAAAACGCCCAAGTGATCACTGCTATATTGCTCACCAGCTGCTTCAACTAATGGCTGCAGGGCCGAACTACCGACCACCGTAATTGACTCACCATTATTTGTTTTGCAACCGCTGAGACCTATGCTGACGGCAACCAGTCCAATTGCTGACAGCAGCATGTTCTTCAAGCGCATTGCGA contains the following coding sequences:
- a CDS encoding phosphate ABC transporter substrate-binding protein PstS family protein; this translates as MRLKNMLLSAIGLVAVSIGLSGCKTNNGESITVVGSSALQPLVEAAGEQYSSDHLGVFINVQGGGSGTGLSQIQSKAVAIGNSDLFADEKPDIKADQLVDHKVAVVGVAPIINKKVGIKNLTATQLRNIFTGRVTNWREVGGKNMPVVIINRTQGSGTRATFERWVLKDQPAIAAQEQDSSGMVRSIVATTPGAISYVAFSYVDKTVQPVSINGVAPTDQNVHANHWQIWSYEHMYTNGPAKGLTKDLIAYILSHKIQSTLVKQMGYIPMNDMQVERDSKGRVIK